In a single window of the Nitrospinota bacterium genome:
- the rsmH gene encoding 16S rRNA (cytosine(1402)-N(4))-methyltransferase RsmH: protein MANFHEPVLKEKVFQYLIATEKGLIVDGTLGDGGHTEFILKNTGPRLRVLGIDRDASALERAKSRLAPFEGRVSYAHGNYSEIQDILKKFNIEKIDGFLVDLGVSSPQIDQPERGFSFMRNGPLDMRMDTSQEVTAATLLETLSDEELESIIKNYGEERHYRRVVRAIRKAQAISPIVSTLQLSQILSGAIFSKRPTKIHPATRTFQALRIAVNRELVHLKTALQDSLGILNAGARLVTIAFHSLEDRIVKNFFQDEEKSCICPPRIPVCVCDKKPTLKVISRRVITADADEVVRNPRSSSAKMRVAERIYV from the coding sequence ATGGCGAATTTCCACGAGCCGGTATTAAAGGAAAAAGTCTTTCAATACCTTATTGCGACAGAGAAGGGGTTGATCGTGGATGGCACTTTAGGGGATGGGGGTCATACAGAATTCATTCTCAAAAACACCGGGCCCCGGTTGCGGGTACTAGGTATCGATCGGGATGCCAGCGCCCTGGAAAGGGCGAAAAGTCGCCTGGCCCCGTTCGAAGGCAGAGTTAGCTATGCTCACGGAAATTACAGTGAAATTCAAGACATTCTCAAAAAATTCAACATCGAAAAAATCGATGGGTTCCTGGTGGATCTCGGTGTTTCCTCTCCCCAGATCGACCAGCCGGAGCGAGGCTTCAGTTTCATGCGAAACGGTCCCCTGGACATGCGAATGGACACGTCCCAGGAAGTCACCGCCGCAACGCTTCTGGAAACCCTCTCTGACGAGGAATTGGAATCTATCATCAAGAATTATGGCGAAGAGCGCCATTACCGAAGGGTCGTTCGGGCGATCCGCAAAGCGCAGGCAATCAGCCCTATTGTTTCAACACTTCAGTTATCTCAAATCCTCTCTGGCGCGATTTTTTCAAAGCGTCCTACAAAGATTCATCCCGCAACCCGTACCTTCCAAGCCCTGCGCATTGCTGTAAACCGCGAACTGGTACATCTTAAAACCGCGTTGCAGGATTCCCTCGGGATCCTCAACGCGGGAGCTCGCTTGGTTACTATCGCATTTCATTCCCTGGAAGATAGAATCGTGAAAAATTTTTTTCAGGACGAAGAGAAAAGCTGCATTTGCCCTCCGCGAATTCCCGTGTGTGTTTGCGACAAAAAGCCAACGCTCAAAGTGATTTCCAGAAGGGTCATAACTGCGGATGCCGATGAGGTGGTTCGCAACCCCCGTTCTTCAAGTGCAAAAATGAGAGTTGCGGAGAGGATTTATGTTTAG
- a CDS encoding cytochrome c-type biogenesis protein CcmH, which yields MMKTKSTIFAILLAMFLVVGFASSAGASAQLADLENALMCKCDDKCGKVLVNCTCSTSDKTRAEFSKLLDSGLTVEQIIKAQIDKHGETILSAPSKTGFNLTAWMTPFVALLAGGFGLGKIIEAWKRKGAPEDNKAEAEDAPAIPKKYSDRLRDELDNIES from the coding sequence ATGATGAAAACGAAGTCCACCATTTTTGCAATCCTGCTGGCAATGTTTCTGGTTGTCGGGTTTGCCTCCTCTGCGGGAGCGTCGGCGCAACTGGCGGATCTTGAAAATGCGCTGATGTGCAAGTGCGATGACAAGTGCGGTAAAGTCCTTGTTAACTGCACGTGTTCGACGTCGGATAAGACCCGGGCGGAATTCAGCAAATTACTGGATTCGGGGCTTACTGTTGAGCAAATCATCAAGGCGCAGATAGACAAGCATGGGGAAACAATACTTTCCGCACCCTCGAAAACCGGGTTTAACCTGACGGCCTGGATGACCCCGTTTGTGGCCCTCCTTGCGGGTGGGTTTGGTTTGGGCAAAATCATCGAAGCCTGGAAGCGCAAGGGAGCCCCTGAAGATAATAAAGCCGAGGCTGAAGATGCGCCTGCCATCCCCAAAAAATATTCAGATCGCCTGCGTGATGAATTGGACAACATCGAGTCATAA
- the ftsL gene encoding cell division protein FtsL, with translation MFSWIRRIAKTRVHVSPRRFRMLLMISILLMVGAMGFVWPNVKKVKMSYEYQRLAQEQHQLLEENQLLRVERASLQSLDRIYTLAKEHTDLEPPKEGQMITVFLK, from the coding sequence ATGTTTAGTTGGATCCGTCGCATTGCAAAAACCCGGGTCCATGTTTCACCAAGACGATTTCGGATGCTGCTGATGATTTCCATTTTACTGATGGTCGGCGCCATGGGATTCGTCTGGCCAAACGTAAAAAAGGTGAAAATGTCTTACGAGTATCAACGCCTGGCCCAGGAGCAACACCAGCTATTGGAAGAAAATCAACTGCTTCGGGTAGAGAGGGCGAGTCTGCAGTCGCTGGACCGAATCTATACGTTGGCAAAAGAACATACTGATCTTGAGCCTCCGAAAGAGGGGCAGATGATAACGGTTTTTTTAAAATAA
- a CDS encoding cytochrome c maturation protein CcmE codes for MPKKAKFVIGSGLIVFAVGYLITMGISTTSQYFFTVDELMSQKVSYAGTGLKVKGNVVAGSIARDTENFLKVNFSIEDKKSNLDVVYEGIIPDMFKDGQEVVVEGTLAKDGVFHANTLLTSCPSKYEAEKEAGKMHPGTMPNLDKYKEATPELTKSLPKTTI; via the coding sequence ATGCCGAAAAAGGCCAAATTTGTGATAGGTAGTGGTTTGATCGTGTTTGCAGTAGGGTATCTTATCACTATGGGGATCAGCACCACGTCGCAGTACTTTTTTACGGTGGATGAATTGATGAGCCAGAAGGTTTCATATGCTGGCACCGGACTGAAAGTAAAGGGAAATGTGGTTGCCGGCTCCATTGCCAGAGACACGGAAAATTTTTTGAAAGTTAATTTCTCCATTGAGGACAAAAAATCCAATCTAGATGTTGTTTACGAGGGAATCATTCCAGACATGTTCAAGGATGGTCAGGAAGTGGTGGTCGAGGGAACGCTGGCCAAGGATGGTGTGTTTCATGCGAATACGCTGTTGACCAGTTGCCCGTCGAAATATGAGGCCGAAAAGGAAGCCGGAAAAATGCATCCTGGTACCATGCCGAATCTGGATAAATATAAAGAAGCTACTCCCGAATTAACCAAATCCTTACCAAAAACCACGATTTAA
- a CDS encoding CcmD family protein has protein sequence MDNLEFLFAANAFVWAGVIIYLFTLKKRNHSLERDLQLLKDMVDKESKQ, from the coding sequence ATGGACAACCTGGAGTTTTTGTTTGCGGCCAACGCGTTTGTGTGGGCGGGGGTTATTATTTACCTGTTCACTTTGAAAAAACGCAACCATTCCCTGGAAAGAGATCTCCAGCTTTTAAAAGACATGGTTGACAAGGAATCCAAACAATGA
- a CDS encoding UDP-N-acetylmuramoyl-tripeptide--D-alanyl-D-alanine ligase, with translation MIESNAQECLKVLRGDLLSGQASRTFRGVSIDSRTLQAGQLFFCIQGPHFDGHRFIAQAIEKNAAGIILSNQKKLPASLNSSRKEAQALFAIRVDDTLSALQDLARFHRSRMPARVVGVTGTNGKSTTKEMIASIAETTYKTLKTRGNLNNHIGLPLNVLELDASHEVAVLEMGMSAAGEIRQLADIAKPDIGVITNISEGHLVQLKTLKNVQAAKGELFEALSEHGTAIINADDPLVLELGRSLRAKQISFGIDNPADVKAENIQARSNDGHDFTVSIFGQSFSVALPFLGFCNIYNALAAIATGYSLGIPTTTMTQGLANCRLLSQRYEISQHNSMTIINDAYNANPQSMKEALDTLSKYKSSGRRFLVIGDMLELGDLSQSAHKDLGKEIAKQPIDVLVTVGELASLAAEEARLEGMPKDCALALGNHEEASAYLKENTRPGDCLLFKGSRGAGMEKVIQALVNSENN, from the coding sequence GTGATTGAAAGTAACGCACAAGAATGCCTGAAAGTTTTGCGTGGCGACCTCCTGTCCGGGCAAGCGAGCCGGACCTTTCGCGGCGTGTCCATCGACTCCCGGACACTTCAGGCGGGCCAGCTGTTTTTTTGTATTCAGGGGCCCCATTTTGATGGTCACCGTTTCATTGCGCAGGCGATTGAAAAAAACGCCGCCGGGATCATTCTTTCTAACCAGAAGAAACTGCCTGCCTCCTTGAACTCATCCCGAAAAGAAGCGCAAGCGCTTTTTGCTATTCGAGTGGACGATACGTTATCGGCCCTGCAGGACCTTGCCCGCTTTCATCGGAGCCGAATGCCGGCCCGCGTGGTGGGGGTCACGGGAACCAACGGTAAATCGACCACCAAGGAAATGATCGCATCTATCGCTGAGACGACCTACAAAACTTTGAAGACCAGAGGAAACCTTAACAACCACATTGGCCTGCCGTTGAACGTTCTGGAACTCGACGCCTCACACGAGGTGGCGGTATTAGAGATGGGGATGAGTGCAGCGGGCGAAATCCGGCAACTGGCGGACATCGCCAAACCCGACATCGGGGTCATCACCAATATTTCCGAGGGCCATCTGGTACAGTTGAAAACCCTGAAAAACGTGCAGGCGGCCAAGGGCGAGTTGTTTGAAGCGTTGAGCGAGCATGGAACCGCCATCATCAATGCCGACGACCCGCTGGTGCTGGAACTGGGCAGATCCTTGCGGGCCAAACAGATCAGTTTTGGAATCGATAATCCTGCCGATGTGAAGGCTGAGAATATTCAAGCCAGATCAAATGACGGGCACGATTTTACAGTTTCAATTTTCGGCCAATCATTTTCGGTAGCCCTCCCCTTTCTCGGGTTCTGCAATATCTATAACGCATTGGCGGCGATTGCAACCGGGTATTCTCTTGGAATCCCGACAACGACTATGACTCAGGGACTTGCTAATTGCCGGTTGCTTTCCCAGCGTTACGAAATTTCACAGCACAATTCCATGACCATCATCAACGACGCCTATAACGCCAACCCGCAATCCATGAAGGAAGCGCTGGACACGCTGTCCAAATATAAATCCAGCGGACGCCGGTTTTTGGTGATTGGAGACATGCTGGAACTCGGCGATTTATCTCAATCCGCCCATAAGGATCTCGGCAAAGAAATAGCCAAACAACCCATTGACGTTTTGGTCACCGTGGGGGAACTGGCATCTCTGGCCGCAGAGGAGGCCCGTTTAGAAGGCATGCCTAAGGACTGCGCACTCGCCCTTGGCAATCATGAGGAAGCATCTGCATATTTAAAAGAAAATACCCGCCCGGGAGACTGCCTTTTGTTCAAAGGATCACGTGGCGCAGGCATGGAGAAGGTCATTCAGGCGTTGGTTAACTCAGAAAACAACTAA
- a CDS encoding heme lyase CcmF/NrfE family subunit, translating to MNDIGEFSLLVALATALYGCVSYVMAINGNRIDLYLSADKTPVIVWGCVFIASAALLRGFLTDDFSLQYVAAYSNKELDTFYKVSSFWGGQKGSLLFWTFLLTTYMCVVYLQNRKKNIRLMPYAMTIMLLVVIFFLFLLNFSTNPFERIPLPPEDGRGLNPLLQNYWMVIHPPTLYLGYVGFTVPFAFAMAALVSKNLDDGWIRLTRKWTLLSWFFLCMGNLFGASWAYVELGWGGYWAWDPVENAAFMPLLIATAFLHSIQIQEKKDMMKVWNMSLVLLTFAMTIFGTFITRSGLIQSVHTFDEATLGYYFLAFLGVIIAICVGLILNRLPLLKSKNELDSFLSRESGFLLNNLLLLGIAFATFWGTIFPIISEAVRGVKITVGPPFYNQVNVPIGLALLAMIGIGPVIAWKRATWSNLKKNFMLPLAAALIAAVVLFPIVPLEERAEIFTYITFILCVFVLTCILKEFFKGAVARRELHSSNFVGELASLTWHNKRRYGGYIVHIGVVLIFAGIAGSQAYGVHDQKHLKIGESIKLRNYTVTYEKLTAVEATSVKTRVIAELGVYRDNKRVWTARPEKEFYKGQNQPVSEVDVLSSIVEDVYLILADFREDESATIKVYVNPMVSWIWTGGWVIAFGTMVCMWPDRLEQRRRLTRMKKQETLFAPAQE from the coding sequence ATGAATGATATTGGCGAATTTAGTTTACTAGTAGCTTTGGCGACTGCCTTGTATGGCTGTGTGTCTTATGTCATGGCGATCAACGGCAACCGTATCGACCTTTACCTGAGCGCGGACAAGACTCCTGTCATTGTGTGGGGGTGTGTTTTCATTGCATCCGCCGCCCTGTTGAGGGGGTTTTTGACGGATGATTTCAGCCTTCAATACGTAGCGGCTTATTCCAACAAGGAATTGGACACTTTTTATAAGGTCTCTTCGTTCTGGGGCGGGCAAAAAGGCTCTCTGTTATTTTGGACGTTTCTCTTGACCACATATATGTGCGTGGTTTACCTCCAGAACAGAAAAAAGAATATTCGCTTGATGCCCTACGCCATGACGATCATGCTCCTCGTCGTCATCTTTTTCCTTTTCCTGCTCAACTTTTCCACCAATCCTTTTGAACGCATTCCCCTTCCCCCAGAAGATGGCCGAGGGTTGAATCCGTTGCTGCAAAATTACTGGATGGTCATCCATCCACCGACCCTGTACCTGGGATACGTGGGGTTCACCGTTCCCTTCGCCTTTGCCATGGCGGCTCTGGTGAGCAAAAATCTGGATGACGGCTGGATTCGCCTGACCCGGAAATGGACCCTGCTGTCCTGGTTTTTTCTGTGCATGGGCAATCTGTTTGGCGCTTCGTGGGCGTATGTGGAATTGGGTTGGGGCGGTTATTGGGCCTGGGACCCGGTGGAAAATGCGGCTTTCATGCCTCTTTTGATAGCGACGGCGTTTTTGCATTCCATCCAGATTCAGGAGAAAAAGGACATGATGAAGGTTTGGAACATGTCGCTGGTCCTGCTGACGTTTGCGATGACTATTTTTGGAACTTTCATAACCCGAAGCGGGCTGATTCAATCCGTGCACACGTTTGATGAAGCGACGCTGGGATACTACTTTCTGGCGTTTTTGGGGGTGATCATTGCAATTTGTGTGGGCTTGATTTTAAACAGGCTTCCCCTGTTAAAAAGCAAAAACGAGCTGGACTCTTTTTTATCCCGTGAAAGCGGTTTTCTGTTGAACAATCTTCTTCTTTTGGGCATTGCGTTTGCTACCTTCTGGGGGACGATTTTCCCGATCATCTCCGAAGCGGTCCGTGGCGTGAAAATTACAGTGGGACCGCCGTTTTACAATCAGGTCAATGTTCCCATCGGCTTGGCATTATTGGCAATGATCGGTATTGGGCCGGTGATCGCCTGGAAGCGGGCCACCTGGTCCAATCTGAAGAAAAACTTTATGCTACCCCTTGCGGCCGCTTTGATCGCCGCAGTGGTTTTATTTCCCATCGTTCCTCTAGAGGAGCGGGCGGAGATTTTTACTTACATCACGTTTATTCTTTGTGTTTTTGTCCTGACTTGTATTCTCAAGGAGTTTTTCAAAGGAGCCGTTGCCCGCCGGGAACTGCATAGCAGTAATTTTGTGGGAGAGTTGGCTTCGTTGACCTGGCATAACAAGCGCCGATACGGAGGTTATATTGTTCATATCGGTGTGGTCTTAATCTTTGCCGGAATCGCAGGGTCTCAGGCTTACGGGGTTCACGATCAAAAGCATTTGAAGATCGGGGAAAGTATCAAGCTCCGCAATTACACCGTGACTTATGAGAAACTGACTGCTGTCGAAGCAACTTCTGTTAAAACCCGTGTCATTGCCGAGTTAGGGGTTTACCGCGATAACAAGCGGGTGTGGACGGCCCGCCCTGAAAAAGAATTTTACAAAGGGCAGAATCAACCAGTGTCCGAAGTGGATGTGCTTTCTTCCATAGTGGAGGATGTTTACCTGATTCTGGCGGATTTCAGAGAAGATGAGTCAGCCACCATAAAAGTTTACGTGAATCCCATGGTCAGCTGGATCTGGACCGGGGGCTGGGTCATTGCCTTTGGTACGATGGTTTGCATGTGGCCAGACAGACTGGAGCAGAGACGAAGATTGACACGGATGAAAAAACAGGAAACCCTGTTTGCTCCGGCTCAGGAGTGA
- a CDS encoding penicillin-binding protein 2 translates to MRKKNQPLSKDFRSILRFRLALIACFFILYGTALGTRLFFLQVINHDELVAQSKEQYQGITEIVYGRGTIYDRNQNELAMNIEVESINITPSKIIDKHQTAKLLASHLNLDSKTIFTKLSSKRPFVWIKRKCDLQESGKLRRLDLPGVGFISEQKRLYPKRELGANVTGFVGMDNQGLAGVEHFYQSTLKGTTVRRVIEKDARGRNIGAIQQTEKSETTSKDVVLTLDEVVQFIAEHHLKDQVEKYQAKSGTAIVMEPYTGEILALANFPQFNPNKFSAYPPQKWANPAISSSFEPGSIFKPIAAAAALDSGAVDLDDLFFCENGKFHIGRVPIGEASSHRFGWLSLQSIIAKSSNIGIIKIAQQLGDQKFSNYIRKFGFGEKTGVDLPGESSGQLKDVSQWSDLSLASISFGHEIAVTPIQMVTALSAIANGGNLMLPRITKAVLKNGKIVETFKPKRIRRVISDKTSRQMIEVLKNTVKNGTGIPAALAEFEAAGKTGTAQKYDQASGAYSKEDYLASFIGFVPADAPKIVVLVMIDSPRKAHWGGEVAGPVFRKISKEVLRYLNVPSKNERVYFLNRA, encoded by the coding sequence ATGCGAAAAAAAAACCAACCTCTATCAAAGGATTTTCGCTCGATATTACGATTTCGGCTCGCCCTGATCGCTTGCTTTTTTATCCTTTATGGGACCGCTTTAGGCACACGGCTGTTTTTTCTGCAAGTCATAAATCATGATGAGCTGGTCGCTCAATCAAAGGAGCAATATCAGGGCATCACAGAAATTGTTTACGGACGAGGAACCATTTATGACCGCAACCAGAATGAACTGGCGATGAATATTGAGGTCGAGTCGATCAACATCACCCCGTCCAAAATTATTGACAAACATCAAACAGCCAAATTGCTTGCGTCCCATCTCAACCTGGACTCAAAAACAATCTTTACAAAACTTTCGTCCAAAAGACCTTTCGTCTGGATCAAGCGCAAATGCGACCTGCAGGAGTCTGGGAAATTGCGACGCCTCGACTTGCCCGGCGTCGGCTTCATTTCCGAGCAAAAACGGCTTTACCCGAAGCGGGAGCTGGGCGCCAATGTGACCGGCTTTGTAGGAATGGACAATCAGGGCTTGGCGGGAGTTGAGCATTTTTACCAATCCACCCTTAAAGGAACCACCGTGCGGCGGGTCATAGAAAAGGATGCCCGTGGGAGAAACATTGGTGCTATCCAGCAAACAGAGAAGTCCGAAACAACCAGCAAGGATGTTGTCCTTACTCTGGATGAAGTGGTCCAATTCATCGCCGAGCATCACTTAAAGGATCAGGTCGAAAAATACCAGGCGAAATCCGGTACGGCGATCGTCATGGAACCCTACACCGGGGAAATATTAGCCCTGGCTAACTTTCCCCAGTTCAATCCAAATAAATTTTCGGCCTATCCGCCGCAAAAATGGGCAAACCCTGCCATCTCCAGTTCGTTCGAACCGGGTTCCATATTCAAACCCATTGCCGCAGCGGCGGCTCTCGATTCAGGCGCGGTAGATCTCGACGATCTTTTCTTTTGTGAAAACGGGAAATTCCATATCGGCCGGGTGCCTATCGGGGAAGCATCGAGCCATCGGTTCGGATGGCTGAGTTTGCAGAGTATCATCGCCAAATCCAGCAACATTGGCATCATCAAAATTGCACAACAGCTTGGGGATCAAAAGTTTTCCAACTACATTCGAAAATTCGGCTTTGGGGAGAAAACAGGGGTGGATCTACCCGGAGAGTCTTCAGGGCAATTGAAAGATGTTTCCCAATGGTCCGATTTATCCCTCGCCTCAATCTCATTCGGACACGAAATCGCCGTCACCCCCATTCAAATGGTTACGGCATTAAGCGCCATTGCCAACGGTGGAAATCTTATGTTGCCGCGAATCACAAAAGCCGTCCTAAAAAATGGTAAAATAGTGGAAACCTTTAAACCTAAAAGGATACGCAGGGTCATCTCGGATAAAACCAGCCGCCAGATGATTGAGGTGTTGAAAAATACCGTAAAAAACGGAACCGGAATTCCGGCTGCGCTTGCGGAATTTGAAGCTGCGGGAAAAACAGGAACCGCTCAAAAATATGACCAGGCTTCCGGCGCTTATTCGAAAGAAGACTATCTGGCATCATTCATAGGATTCGTTCCAGCGGACGCTCCCAAAATAGTGGTACTGGTAATGATTGACTCTCCCCGCAAAGCTCACTGGGGAGGTGAAGTGGCGGGGCCGGTTTTCCGCAAAATCTCCAAGGAGGTTTTACGATATCTCAACGTCCCGTCGAAAAACGAGCGGGTCTATTTTCTCAATCGCGCCTGA
- a CDS encoding heme exporter protein CcmB codes for MRQYLNQIKAIVWKDLVTELKTRELFSSMFIFALLVIVIFIFSVDLSIVKANEVGPGILWVAFLFAGTLGLNRSFMLEKENGCLEGLILTPADRTAIYFGKLISNLIFLLIMEAFILPLFMIFFNVDLLSHLGPLLVVILMGTLGFCGIGTLLSSLSSNLKTREIMLPILLYPVIVPVVIAVVRMTSQLLAGEPLSSMMNWVGLTLAFDIIFIGVSIMTIDHILEE; via the coding sequence ATGCGCCAGTATCTCAATCAAATAAAAGCGATCGTCTGGAAGGACCTTGTTACCGAGCTGAAGACAAGGGAACTTTTCAGCAGCATGTTCATATTTGCGCTTCTGGTGATCGTAATTTTTATTTTTTCCGTGGATTTGAGCATTGTTAAAGCCAATGAAGTGGGGCCGGGAATATTGTGGGTGGCCTTTCTCTTCGCGGGCACCCTCGGTTTAAACCGTTCCTTTATGCTGGAAAAGGAAAACGGTTGTCTGGAAGGTTTGATTCTGACACCGGCGGACCGGACCGCTATTTACTTTGGTAAATTGATAAGCAACCTGATTTTTCTATTGATAATGGAAGCCTTCATTTTACCGCTGTTCATGATATTTTTTAATGTAGACTTGTTAAGTCATTTGGGACCCTTGCTGGTTGTGATTTTGATGGGAACGCTGGGGTTTTGTGGCATCGGAACCCTGTTGTCCTCCTTGTCGTCCAATCTGAAAACCAGGGAGATCATGCTTCCGATTCTTTTATATCCCGTGATCGTGCCCGTGGTGATTGCGGTTGTGCGGATGACCAGCCAGTTGCTGGCGGGAGAACCCTTGTCGAGCATGATGAACTGGGTCGGTTTGACCCTGGCTTTTGATATTATATTCATAGGGGTTTCCATAATGACGATCGACCATATTTTAGAGGAGTAG
- the ccmA gene encoding heme ABC exporter ATP-binding protein CcmA — protein MKDTSDPTIRVKDIRKAFGVLQALSGISFELNEGDFLTIFGPNGAGKTTLIKILAGLTKPTSGVGTVAGYDVAEGDPRLRRELGVIAHASCLYADLSALENLVFYAKMYGLENPRERAVQAIEEVGLQGRMHDNIRTFSRGMQQRISIARAVIHEPSILFLDEPFTGLDPHGSNVLKEYLHSLHTHERTIIMTTHDLPCGLEMSDKIAVQVRGRFALFENIDKLDKSRFEEQYFEIINEGN, from the coding sequence ATGAAAGATACTTCCGATCCCACCATCCGTGTTAAGGACATTCGAAAAGCCTTTGGCGTTTTGCAGGCTTTAAGCGGAATCAGTTTTGAACTGAATGAGGGAGATTTCCTGACCATCTTTGGTCCCAACGGGGCGGGAAAAACCACTTTGATCAAAATCCTGGCGGGTTTGACCAAGCCCACGAGTGGCGTGGGGACCGTGGCGGGATATGATGTCGCTGAAGGCGATCCCCGGTTACGGAGAGAGTTGGGCGTCATCGCGCACGCTTCCTGTCTTTATGCCGATTTGAGCGCACTGGAGAACCTGGTGTTTTATGCTAAGATGTATGGCCTTGAAAACCCCAGGGAGAGAGCGGTTCAGGCGATAGAGGAGGTAGGGCTGCAAGGACGGATGCATGACAACATTCGAACGTTTTCCCGAGGGATGCAACAGCGCATTTCCATCGCCCGCGCGGTCATTCATGAGCCTTCGATCTTGTTTCTGGATGAACCGTTCACCGGTCTCGACCCGCACGGCTCCAATGTACTCAAGGAGTACCTTCATTCCCTGCACACGCACGAGCGAACCATCATCATGACCACTCACGACCTTCCCTGCGGATTGGAAATGAGCGATAAAATCGCAGTGCAAGTGAGAGGGCGCTTTGCTTTATTTGAAAATATTGACAAACTGGACAAGTCCCGGTTTGAGGAACAGTATTTTGAAATTATCAATGAGGGCAATTGA
- a CDS encoding UDP-N-acetylmuramoyl-L-alanyl-D-glutamate--2,6-diaminopimelate ligase, protein MKPQTTVGNKQISRLSQLIQGFPVLNVLGTLEKEISSITFDSRKATPGSLFVAIHGLKQDGNRFIQDALKRGAAAFITELPIYQLNELGLASNNTTAICVEDSRQALAWVSALHYGHPSRNMGIVGITGTNGKTTLTYILESLYQNRGLKTGVIGTINYRYGDFQAPASVTTPESLDINQMLADMVEKGVKDCFLEVSSHSLALKRVHEIHFSLGVFTNLSRDHLDFHVTMEHYKNAKKGLFQDNSMEKQVINIDDPVGKEIVSETSRPTLTTGIDRPADIKAEQCVLSESGSQFMLKTPSGSRQIHTSLLGKHNIYNLLSGAATAYFQGFSLDEIEQGLQAVSYIPGRFERIDCGQDFSVVVDYAHTHEALENALKAARTLTSQSIIVVFGCGGDRDPGKRKEMARVALEMGDYTIITSDNPRTEDPKRIIDDILAGVPSSARENQDYRVVADRKQAIEYAIENARPGDLVLIAGKGHEDYQILGSGKIHFDDREIAAHAINQRMKRD, encoded by the coding sequence ATGAAACCCCAGACAACCGTGGGCAATAAACAAATTAGCAGACTCTCGCAACTGATCCAGGGATTCCCCGTTCTCAATGTTCTTGGAACTTTAGAAAAAGAAATTTCCTCGATCACGTTTGATTCCAGGAAAGCGACCCCTGGAAGTTTATTTGTCGCCATTCATGGTTTAAAACAGGATGGCAACCGGTTTATTCAGGATGCCCTTAAGCGGGGAGCCGCCGCATTCATCACCGAACTTCCAATCTATCAATTAAACGAGTTGGGACTGGCATCCAATAATACAACCGCTATTTGTGTTGAAGACAGCCGTCAGGCCCTGGCCTGGGTCAGTGCTCTGCATTATGGTCACCCCTCCCGGAACATGGGCATCGTTGGTATTACCGGCACCAACGGGAAAACCACGTTGACCTATATTTTGGAATCCTTGTACCAAAACCGTGGATTAAAAACCGGCGTGATCGGAACCATCAATTACCGCTACGGGGATTTTCAGGCGCCCGCTTCCGTGACCACACCGGAATCTCTGGATATCAATCAAATGCTTGCAGACATGGTGGAAAAAGGGGTCAAAGACTGTTTTCTGGAGGTCTCATCGCATTCTCTCGCTCTCAAACGGGTGCATGAAATACACTTTTCCCTTGGGGTCTTCACCAACTTGAGCCGCGACCACCTGGATTTTCACGTCACCATGGAGCATTACAAAAATGCCAAGAAAGGATTATTCCAGGACAATTCCATGGAAAAACAGGTCATCAACATCGATGATCCCGTGGGCAAGGAAATCGTCAGCGAAACCAGTAGGCCCACGTTGACCACTGGCATCGACCGCCCTGCTGATATCAAAGCGGAACAGTGCGTCCTATCCGAATCTGGAAGCCAGTTCATGCTCAAAACACCCTCGGGAAGCCGACAAATTCACACCTCTCTTCTCGGCAAACACAACATTTATAACCTTCTCAGTGGAGCGGCTACCGCATACTTCCAGGGGTTCTCACTCGATGAGATCGAACAGGGCCTACAAGCCGTCAGCTACATTCCGGGAAGGTTCGAGCGCATTGATTGTGGGCAGGATTTTTCAGTTGTAGTGGATTACGCCCACACCCACGAAGCCTTGGAGAATGCATTGAAGGCGGCCAGGACTCTGACGTCACAAAGCATCATCGTCGTGTTCGGTTGCGGCGGAGACCGCGACCCGGGCAAGCGCAAAGAAATGGCGCGCGTGGCGCTGGAAATGGGTGACTATACCATCATCACTTCCGACAATCCTCGAACCGAGGACCCAAAACGAATCATTGACGATATTCTCGCAGGTGTGCCGTCTTCGGCCAGGGAAAACCAGGACTACAGGGTGGTCGCAGACCGGAAACAAGCCATCGAATACGCCATAGAAAACGCCCGACCAGGCGATCTTGTTTTAATAGCAGGAAAGGGCCACGAGGACTACCAGATACTTGGCTCTGGAAAGATTCATTTTGATGACCGCGAAATCGCGGCCCATGCCATCAATCAGAGGATGAAACGTGATTGA